A single genomic interval of Octopus bimaculoides isolate UCB-OBI-ISO-001 chromosome 22, ASM119413v2, whole genome shotgun sequence harbors:
- the LOC106867864 gene encoding sperm-associated antigen 17 isoform X2, translated as MSKKLGKYTNGHATAKWEHGLAREQLHEPGWKVFIALIVENKPEDVINVNNLTSAINSGSRRRFGIITQQSLYKEVNVFGNPKGRSKDTPQYVEVCEACKAFLDSKEPIPSELLAKLIKFKLLSLKSDDICKSKPVEKRKASLQSVDLKKVKTGKGAKAAGKKTAAAKPVEEGSIKEGTHLKKRSEEIYDYKYIDDEPEFGPNYYAVISGFYEPSLPILLADIDILIDVVVKFGSTHYTGLAIEVINKDNLIPKDSRLIAQEEAAAAETERLKKAMDYFWKWTMVYLNEQSATSQTRNIYVTDFLDDKESNLENDGAKLYEKFAFTLYGIVEKQRMYRNFIRNTKIIAVPTIGTIPPRIIPFSSNLCIMPPPPQYPLIEPRMLDTLDMRYYDDLMDTIPMECVTIPLVLHAMIEQVVAIERHTLPPREYQPPPTIDGLNQDLAKHLSMVLQKLILDDNCSEVIDDKLEEKEVPKEEPLRLISYKDESSKLFHHLKPFHDFVPSTVVDKMLDKFCFCRIENFPDTALRHIVEAEAREFLHFCSKDGVSYKMVNFVLQQSVFQTLQLPHVDKEGLLQPYAPTNNNAWDHPIFLLEQTVFPEYEGVEFSNKLLQNTSSTISLDSALAASLVTNEKPTLYRRHSSVDERSLDWFGSKNVSPDIERICKNLMEKIKASRQRNLEKWNYLEHLSSSVFHQVLFEAMYFQPHYTKYYHIREDSLYLILDNPYNTELFNLQTWHVQLYSNIGFRNFMFYVADEIKEWSLEEDKKELEQLREEKALRLLEQQTVVSEYFKVDRIENRHSLDDKKVLKKKELSNVNSEQSKSIFDEDQFTRPHSLKASKKEEHLLKVDDFDKEKKKRKSPPRQDKSPDKEKRIMSRCSIKTPRIGRFKSMYDDSLYDMHASQIEQDADRPELPFSGYKLDDNLIKLTSKCYTMFPCDGSQIRVTTENFLTGAKNVRCSVLLNGHVFSVHILNPIESDALETECLPPATFRNPVTTSASSLQPQTNKPIIITSPSTGAVDTQETETKMPIFSEFGSFTATLADGVVLAYSQFGPTGYFRNFSGNIDQTSSMKDIKDQLFMSSESFFKERSRKRSRFSMDRFQSSDMVIGFSKKCGSETDAQFGSFPTLYLTCPDGLKIDYDVLHSKVNNDDYLIVRQSFPFNSKGLQTCELVRNEHSYLEERRTVLPNGTVIKKMKNGKYHVLHADGTVAHGEFASDKQIMHTTEKSDIADLNIVSLTCEIEKLDLKTMKWTVIQSNGQKVILYPGGKKEYLPKVLFSMKSDVKSGQTMMTRDDNVILISEPSGKTTVEHQDGTRITSYFEKVYMSENCKASYSNYENITMAMFAMVECPSYATIKFNIKTQENHTMIGNGTIINVFSNGFLRMLFGSSLTSEMLKLGLDGSFIYTNVIGENQQSKCNPPIESTYYFKHNSNIICETTDVKGNTFYVNYKGEKEIVKEARENNDDNKFREGIQHSPRYFILHRDGCVDELLNKNVVDDFVEDTEQQPTATVLKDIFQDNSGMSGITYLKPIQKNASDNWVVEYECNTIIPPGFLENSETLCNVKSTDHQIKKCPNLLETRQFTQYEDLDKDLQRRVHRGLYNYIYYKFQRHFQLENLTVFDTRKAEEEAKAKSIEAYVQQLPELHSQHIMNNDNVKKMYENAMNQGQTIVEVESVFNEPPVEKEKSQNYCYDESIRKALRNKTIPNYFESVFGKTFLANQEEEKLDEELKNHCIFNGIAEEPEEEDSSLTVTSDIAEAETPQGLRPINPSPAHASGNASPTSVRPTNPTPHISNVPFTDRPSSLTGDEAPQLKQLAEITRPNLFQRHSEPLALALEIPGNTILPKLFISTPTTHSPDMINEMSCTDRLINGRLAGSSLQEKDRMKLTKSLELSVNEIQFGKVRVGQTYEKSFFLRNTGVDSCRFKIKQPPPSSGLKILYRLGPIAAGLQEKLTVKLHIPAPLADKYEGGISLKYDLCIVTEKTSLVLQILAAWIHSYKELDVSSEVKPCLLFGFIISFYNTRMNLQKPTFYVNI; from the exons GTAAACGTTTTTGGCAATCCAAAAGGTCGGAGTAAAGATACCCCTCAATATGTTGAGGTATGCGAGGCATGTAAAGCCTTTCTGGATAGCAAGGAACCAATTCCTAGTGAGCTTTTGGCCAAACTTATCAAGTTTAAGTTGTTGTCATTAAAATCTGACGACATATGCAAATCTAAACCTGTAGAAAAA CGTAAAGCATCCTTGCAGAGTGTCGACCTCAAAAAGGTTAAAACTGGTAAAGGGGCCAAGGCTGCTGGGAAGAAAACGGCTGCTGCTAAACCAGTTGAAGAAGGCAGCATCAAAGAAGGAACACACCTAAAGAAACGTTCTGAAGAAATCTATGACTACAAATATATCG ATGATGAGCCAGAATTTGGTCCTAACTATTATGCTGTTATTAGCGGATTCTATGAACCCAGTTTACCAATACTTTTAGCTGATATTGATATCCTGATTGATGTTGTTGTGAAGTTTGGTTCTACCCATTATACTGGTTTGGCCATTGAGGTGATAAACAAGGACAACCTCATACCTAAAGACTCAAGATTAATTG CTCAAGAAGAAGCTGCGGCCGCTGAGACTGAACGCTTAAAGAAAGCAATGGATTATTTCTGGAAGTGGACCATGGTATACCTAAATGAGCAATCTGCAACATCACAAACGCGTAACATTTACGTCACAGACTTTCTGGACGACAAGGAATCCAATTTAGAAAATGAT GGTGCCAAACTCTATGAGAAGTTTGCCTTCACACTTTATGGCATTGTTGAAAAACAGCGCATGTATCGGAATTTCATaaggaacacaaaaataatcGCAGTTCCGACCATTGGTACCATACCTCCTAGAATCATCCCATTCTCAAGCA atttgTGCATCATGCCACCCCCACCACAATATCCTTTAATTGAGCCCCGAATGCTTGACACTCTGGACATGCGTTATTATGATGACTTGATGGATACCATTCCCATGGAGTGTGTCACCATTCCCCTCGTTTTGCATGCCATGATCGAACAG gTGGTTGCAATAGAGAGACATACACTGCCTCCCCGAGAGTACCAACCGCCTCCTACAATTGATGGTTTGAACCAAGATTTGGCAAAGCATTTGTCTATGGTACTTCAGAAGCTTATTTTGGATGACAACTGCTCTGAG GTGATTGATGATAAGTTGGAAGAGAAAGAAGTTCCCAAGGAAGAACCATTGAGACTGATCAGTTATAAGGATGAAAGCAGCAAACTTTTCCATCACTTGAAACCTTTCCATGATTTTGTACCAAGTACTGTTGTAGACAAAATGCTGGATAAGTTTTGTTTCTGTAGAATCGAAAATTTTCCAGATACAGCACTGAGGCATATTGTGGAGGCAGAAGCTCGTGAATTTCTTCACTTCTGCTCAAAAGATGGTGTTTCTTATAAAA tgGTGAATTTTGTCTTACAACAAAGTGTCTTTCAGACATTACAACTACCACATGTGGACAAGGAAGGCCTGCTCCAGCCATACGCTCCCACTAATAACAATGCATGGGACCACCCGATATTCCTGTTGGAACAAACTGTCTTCCCTGAATACGAAGGAGTTGAGTTCAGTAATAAGCTGT TGCAAAATACATCTTCGACCATATCACTTGACTCTGCCCTAGCAGCTTCCTTGGTAACCAATGAGAAACCCACATTGTACAGACGTCACTCGTCAG TTGACGAACGAAGTTTGGATTGGTTCGGCAGTAAAAACGTTAGTCCTGATATTGAACGCATCTGCAAGAATTTGATGGAGAAGATAAAGGCAAGTCGGCAGAGGAATTTAGAAAAATGGAACTATCTGGAACACTTAAGCTCCAGCGTATTTCATCAg GTTCTGTTTGAAGCTATGTACTTCCAGCCCCACTACACTAAATATTATCATATCAGAGAAGACAGCCTGTATTTAATTTTGGACAACCCTTACAACACAGAATTGTTCAATTTACAGACGTGGCATGTCCAGTTATATTCCAATATTGGATTTAG GAACTTCATGTTTTATGTTGCTGATGAAATCAAGGAATGGTCCTTAGAAGAAGACAAAAAGGAGCTGGAGCAACTAAGAGAAGAGAAAGCACTGAGGCTGCTGGAACAACAAACAGTTGTGAGTGAGTATTTTAAGGTTGATAGAATAGAGAACAGACACTCACTTGACGATAAAAAAGTGcttaaaaagaaagaac TTTCCAATGTAAATTCTGAGCAGTCTAAATCCATATTCGATGAAGATCAGTTTACAAGGCCCCATTCTCTCAAGGCTTCCAAGAAGGAAGAACATCTTCTGAAGGTCGACGattttgataaagaaaagaagaaacgaaaatcTCCACCAAGA CAAGATAAATCACCTGACAAAGAGAAACGGATCATGTCTCGTTGTAGCATCAAAACTCCCAGAATCGGTCGTTTCAAGTCAATGTATGATGACAGTCTCTACGATATGCATGCCAGCCAGATAGAACAGGACGCTGACAGACCTGAATTACCC TTTTCAGGTTACAAGCTGGACGACAACCTTATAAAACTAACCAGCAAATGTTACACAATGTTTCCTTGTGATGGTTCCCAAATACGAGTCACAACCGAGAACTTTTTAACAG GCGCCAAAAATGTGAGATGTTCAGTTCTACTGAATGGTCACGTCTTCTCTGTACACATCCTGAATCCAATTGAATCAGACGCATTGGAAACGGAGTGTTTGCCTCCAGCAACTTTCAGAAATCCAGTGACAACTTCTG CCTCTTCACTGCAACCACAAACAAATAAgccaattattattactagtcCGAGCACTGGTGCCGTTGATACACAAGAGACTGAGACGAAGATGCCGATATTTAGTGAGTTCGGCTCATTTACAGCTACCCTAGCAGATGGAGTGGTCCTGGCATACAGTCAGTTTGGGCCAACTGGTTACTTCAGAAACTTCTCAG GTAATATTGATCAGACTTCATCCATGAAGGACATCAAAGACCAGCTGTTCATGTCCAGTGAATCGTTTTTTAAAGAGAGAAGCCGAAAGAGATCCAGGTTCAGCATGGACCGCTTTCAATCCAGCGAT ATGGTCATAGGTTTTTCCAAAAAATGCGGTTCAGAAACAGATGCTCAATTTGGATCATTTCCTACATTATATTTAACCTGTCCAGATGGTTTAAAAATTGACTATGACGTATTACATTCCAAAG TGAATAACGATGATTACCTGATTGTGAGGCAGAGTTTCCCCTTTAATAGCAAAGGACTTCAAACTTGTGAACTGGTACGAAATGAGCATAGTTACCTTGAAGAACGGAGAACAGTGTTACCTAATGGAACTGttattaagaaaatgaaaaatggaaaataccAT GTACTCCACGCTGATGGCACGGTGGCTCATGGGGAATTTGCCTCTGATAAACAAATTATGCATACTACAGAGAAAAGTG ACATTGCTGACCTTAATATAGTTTCACTGACCTGTGAGATAGAAAAACTGGACTTGAAAACTATGAAGTGGACAGTTATTCAATCAAATGGTCAGAAAGTTATTTTGTATCCGGGCGGCAAGAAGGAATATCTGCCGAAAGTCTTGTTCAGTATGAAATCAGATGTAAAATCTGGACAG ACAATGATGACCAGAGATGACAATGTGATATTGATCAGCGAACCAAGTGGGAAGACCACTGTGGAACATCAGGACGGCACCAgaatcacttcttattttgagaaAGTTTATATGTCTGAAAACTGTAAAGCTAGTTATTCAAACT ATGAGAACATCACTATGGCCATGTTTGCCATGGTAGAATGTCCCAGTTATGCCACAATCAAATTCAATATTAAAACTCAGGAGAACCATACTATGATTGGCAACGGTACCATCATCAACGTGTTCTCAAATGGGTTTTTGCGTATGCTATTTGGAAGTTCTTTAACATCTGAGATGTTGAAATTGGGTTTAGATGGGTCTTTTATTTATACGAATGTTATTGGTGAAAATCAACAGAGCAAATGCAACCCACCAATTGAAAGTACCTACTACTTCAAGCACAATTCCAACATCATCTGTGAGACAACAGACGTCAAAGGCAACACCTTTTATGTCAATTACAAGGGCGAGAAAGAAATCGTGAAAGAGGCAAgagaaaacaatgatgacaataaattTCGTGAGGGCATCCAGCATAGTCCAAGGTATTTTATTCTGCATCGTGACGGCTGCGTAGATGAATTGTTAAACAAGAATGTAGTCGATGACTTTGTCGAAGACACTGAGCAACAACCGACAGCTACTGTCTTAAAAGACATCTTCCAAGACAATTCTGGAATGTCAGGAATAACTTATTTGAAGCCGATCCAGAAAAACGCCTCTGACAATTGGGTTGTAGAGTACGAATGCAATACCATCATTCCACCAGGCTTCCTGGAAAACAGTGAGACTTTATGTAATGTAAAATCAACTGATCATCAAATCAAAAAGTGCCCTAATCTTCTGGAAACTCGCCAGTTTACACAGTATGAGGACCTTGACAAAGATCTTCAGCGCAG AGTCCACCGAGGACTTTACAACTACATTTACTACAAATTCCAGCGTCATTTCCAGTTGGAGAATTTAACAGTTTTTGACACGAGGAAAGCAGAGGAAGAGGCCAAGGCCAAATCTATTGAAGCGTATGTGCAACAACTACCAGAATTGCACTCTCAGCATATAATGAACAATG ACAATGTGAAGAAGATGTACGAGAATGCGATGAACCAGGGCCAGACAATTGTCGAGGTTGAATCAGTGTTCAATGAACCCCCAGTGGAGAAGGAAAAGTCCCAGAATTATTGCTATGATGAAAGCATCAGGAAGGCATTGCGTAACAAAACTATCCCGAATTACTTTGAAAGTGTTTTTGGAAAAACTTTTCTTGCTAACCAAGAG GAAGAAAAACTTGATGAAGAACTGAAGAACCATTGCATCTTTAATGGAATTGCAGAAGAACCAGAAGAAGAAGATTCTTCACTAACTGTAACAA GTGACATTGCAGAAGCTGAAACTCCCCAGGGACTGCGACCCATCAACCCGTCTCCAGCGCATGCTTCGGGCAATGCTTCACCCACATCTGTTCGACCCACAAATCCGACCCCACATATTTCAAATGTTCCGTTTACAGACAGGCCCA GCAGCCTAACTGGAGATGAAGCTCCTCAGTTGAAACAACTAGCAGAGATCACTAGACCAAATCTATTTCAAAGGCATTCAGAACCTCTag cattagCACTAGAAATTCCTGGTAATACAATCCTACCGAAACTGTTTATTTCTACACCAACAACCCACTCCCCAGATATGATAAATGAAATG tcttgcaCCGACAGACTGATCAATGGTAGACTCGCTGGTTCCTCTCTCCAAGAAAAGGACAGGATGAAACTCACCAAGTCCCTTGAACTGTCTGTGAACGAGATTCAGTTTGGTAAAGTCAGAGTGGGTCAGACCTATGAAAAATCCTTCTTTCTtagaaatactggggtcgattcctgccgctttaaaataaaacaaccacCTCCTTCTTCTGGCCTGAAGATTCTCTACCGACTTGGACCT ATTGCTGCTGGTCTCCAAGAGAAGTTGACAGTCAAACTCCACATTCCTGCACCTCTAGCTGACAAATATGAAGGTGGCATCAGTTTGAAATATGATTTATGTATTGTCACAGAGAAAACATCGTTGGTACTTCAGATTTTGGCTG CGTGGATACACTCTTACAAAGAACTTGATGTCTCCAGTGAAGTGAAACCATGCCTTCTCTTTGGATTCATTATCTCATTTTACAATACAAGGATG AATCTTCAAAAACCGActttctatgtaaatatttga